The following are encoded together in the Xanthobacter autotrophicus Py2 genome:
- a CDS encoding Rhodanese domain protein (PFAM: Rhodanese domain protein~KEGG: rhodanese family protein) translates to MSETVDTPASPFVSTEWLAANLGAPDLVVVDASWHMPNSGRSGAKEYLERHIPGAVHFDIDTIADHSTPLPHMLPDAHAFAVAVGALGIGDGLRIVVYDSVGLFSAPRVWWTFRAFGARDVKILDGGLPKWLAEERPVEDGPVRRLPATFNPRFDHSLVADIERVDQALKSGSAQVLDARQDTRFRGEAPEPREGLPSGHMPGSFNLPHGRLVKDGRLVSPEEIRTVVEASGLDLSRPVITSCGSGVSAAILWVALELIGKTPLALYDGSWTEWGASGKEIAVG, encoded by the coding sequence ATCTGGGCGCTCCCGACCTTGTGGTGGTGGACGCCTCCTGGCACATGCCCAATTCCGGCCGCAGCGGCGCCAAGGAATATCTGGAGCGGCACATTCCCGGCGCGGTGCATTTCGACATCGACACCATTGCCGACCACTCCACCCCCCTGCCCCACATGCTGCCCGACGCGCACGCCTTCGCCGTTGCCGTGGGCGCGCTGGGCATCGGCGACGGGCTGCGCATCGTGGTCTACGATTCGGTGGGCCTGTTCTCGGCGCCCCGGGTGTGGTGGACCTTCCGGGCCTTCGGCGCGCGTGACGTGAAGATCCTCGACGGCGGCCTGCCCAAATGGCTCGCGGAGGAGCGCCCGGTGGAAGACGGGCCGGTGCGCCGTCTGCCCGCCACCTTCAATCCGCGCTTCGACCATTCCCTCGTCGCCGATATCGAGCGCGTGGACCAGGCCCTGAAGAGCGGCAGCGCACAGGTGCTCGACGCCCGCCAGGACACCCGCTTCCGCGGCGAGGCGCCCGAGCCGCGCGAGGGCCTGCCTTCCGGCCACATGCCCGGCAGCTTCAACCTGCCCCACGGCCGCCTCGTGAAGGACGGGCGGCTGGTGTCGCCGGAGGAGATCCGCACGGTGGTCGAAGCCTCCGGGCTCGACCTGTCCCGTCCAGTCATCACCTCGTGCGGATCCGGCGTATCGGCGGCCATCCTGTGGGTGGCGCTTGAGCTGATCGGCAAGACGCCGCTCGCCCTCTATGACGGCTCGTGGACCGAGTGGGGCGCCAGCGGCAAGGAGATCGCGGTCGGCTGA
- a CDS encoding UDP-glucose 4-epimerase (TIGRFAM: UDP-glucose 4-epimerase~PFAM: NAD-dependent epimerase/dehydratase; 3-beta hydroxysteroid dehydrogenase/isomerase; polysaccharide biosynthesis protein CapD; Male sterility domain~KEGG: mes:Meso_0777 UDP-glucose 4-epimerase) produces MSVLVTGGAGYIGSHAVLELVGRGESVTVLDDLSTGFDWAVPEAIDLVVGDVGDAVFMRRLLEERGITEIIHFAARSLVAESVADPLGYYFGNIVKTRTLIQTAIEAGVTRMIFSSSASVYGEPVVDIIGEDEPTVPINPYGRSKLASEWMLEDAARAHGLVYTALRYFNVAGADPLGRSGQSSRVATHLIKIASQVAAGARPGLEIYGTDYPTRDGTCIRDYIHVTDLARAHVAALERLRAGGGSLKVNCGYGRGYSVKEVVDVVKEVSGIDFPVTLSPRRPGDPACLVARADRVRAELGWEPTLDHLPTIVGHAIEWEKRLERRKAAQRAAASSVA; encoded by the coding sequence ATGTCAGTGCTTGTGACCGGCGGTGCCGGCTATATCGGAAGCCATGCTGTTCTCGAGCTGGTCGGGCGCGGGGAAAGCGTCACCGTGCTGGACGACCTCTCCACCGGCTTCGACTGGGCCGTGCCGGAAGCGATCGACCTGGTGGTGGGTGACGTGGGCGACGCCGTTTTCATGCGGCGCCTGCTGGAAGAGCGCGGCATCACCGAGATCATCCATTTCGCGGCCCGGAGCCTGGTGGCGGAATCGGTGGCGGACCCGCTCGGCTATTATTTCGGCAACATCGTGAAGACCCGCACCCTGATCCAGACCGCGATCGAGGCCGGGGTGACGCGGATGATTTTTTCCTCCTCCGCCTCGGTCTACGGCGAGCCGGTGGTGGACATCATCGGCGAGGACGAGCCCACCGTCCCCATCAATCCCTACGGCCGCTCCAAGCTGGCGAGCGAATGGATGCTGGAGGACGCGGCCCGCGCCCACGGCCTCGTCTACACGGCGCTGCGCTATTTCAACGTGGCCGGCGCCGATCCGCTGGGGCGCTCGGGCCAGTCGTCCCGCGTCGCCACCCACCTCATCAAGATCGCGAGTCAGGTGGCGGCGGGCGCAAGGCCGGGCCTTGAGATCTACGGCACCGACTATCCTACGCGGGATGGCACCTGCATCCGCGACTATATCCACGTCACCGATCTCGCCCGGGCCCATGTGGCGGCGCTGGAGCGCCTGCGGGCCGGCGGCGGGAGCCTGAAGGTGAATTGCGGCTACGGCCGCGGCTATTCCGTGAAGGAGGTGGTGGACGTGGTGAAGGAGGTGTCCGGCATCGACTTTCCGGTGACGCTCTCGCCGCGTCGGCCGGGCGATCCGGCTTGCCTGGTGGCCAGGGCCGACCGCGTTCGCGCCGAACTCGGTTGGGAACCGACCCTCGACCATCTGCCCACCATCGTCGGTCATGCCATCGAGTGGGAAAAGCGCCTGGAACGGCGCAAGGCCGCGCAACGGGCCGCCGCCAGCAGCGTGGCCTGA